One region of Daphnia pulicaria isolate SC F1-1A chromosome 7, SC_F0-13Bv2, whole genome shotgun sequence genomic DNA includes:
- the LOC124350535 gene encoding serine/threonine-protein kinase mig-15-like isoform X2 — MAHGSPNVNCSLDEIDLNALKDPAGIFELIEVVGNGTYGQVYKGRHTKTGQLAAIKVMDVTEDEEEEIKLEINVLKKFSHHRNIATYFGAFIKKSPPGKDDQLWLVMEYCGAGSVTDLVKSTKGQSLKEEWIAYICREILRGLAHLHANKVIHRDIKGQNVLLTDNAEVKLVDFGVSAQLDRTIGRRNTFIGTPYWMAPEVIACEHNSEATYDNRSDLWSLGITALEMAESQPPLCDMHPMRALFLIPRNPPPRLKSKKWAKKFQNFIETVLVKDYHQRPYTEHLLKHPFIRDQPTERQVRIQLKDHIDRCKKHKQQKEREDYRYSGSENEEEEHPVAGEPSSIINQVQGGDTLRRNFQQIQQEGKTLTSPSPKDPREARERERERERVERERERERERERDRERERERERERERENRERENRNRGGAGAAGKESKRDKDEFVDPGPPARPPLPQRLIVVPDPPPPSRPLPLPPKEERKQATPPISSQQQHHHRQGHHGQQPPQQPPRNSQLFKQAQARKPEELDVLAAHLNELGLGGSSSAAGSSSSGAPSHPPYPVAPSRSNGNKAALPEPASQFAAAAAAREAAREASREAAREAARGAAREAAAAREASAAAAAAAAAAAAAQHSDSDNEEEPAVRGTRNDGTLLASDPPKPLPSEPSVAAIKEGTPMGAGAPNRPLPPTPDEDANERTLMKRMLNDWDFAQFFTNWNATAPVVVAGTRSSEEPTEEKSSSSSGSSSGRGGVSTPPRMHRRNESDSALASVIKAQSNVADPLFSSRMPWAGNRHRSVREPTLSNDESVSLTEFSRKASQLELRSKAGGGGGGTLTSEFAPPRREKTDILDLRRLELKKELEERRRANGVENTGRHSQSEVRGSAVISSSTRPSRPPLLKSTSEPCAPLALFRDHQQNRDERHSDAHRMDPSSSSGQHHMGTPGSRSSTVLPDLLSQASTPSGQRLDKSSSEEYRQALNKSTPLHLQQKQRSFLTFGFGASGGSSAGGSTGTERSSLAVGGGVPPRRESNINVNVTPTSHDAVPDTPEIRKYKKRFNSEVLCASLWGVNLLIGTENGLMLLDRSGQGKVYQLISRRRFQQMEVLEGQNILVTVSGKKNRVRVYYLSWLKSKILRTEGVGDQNIEKRNGWINVGDLQGSVHFKIVKYEKIKFLVIALRDSIEIYAWAPRPYHKFMAFKSFGDLAHRPLLVDLTIEEGTRLKVIYGSAEGFHAIDLDQSAVYDVYIPKHIQNAITPHTIVTLPNSNGMQMLLCYDNEGVYVNTSGKMLKNVVLQWGEMPTSVAFIGIGEIMGWGNKAIEIRNVETGHLDGVFMHKKAQRLKFLCERNDKVFFSSAKGGSTWQIYFMVLNKPGMANW; from the exons ATGGCCCACGGTTCCCCCAATGTCAACTGTTCGCTGGACGAAATAGATCTTAATGCTCTCAAG GATCCAGCTGGCATCTTTGAGCTGATTGAAGTTGTTGGAAATGGAACCTACGGTCAAGTGTACAAG GGGCGCCACACCAAGACGGGTCAACTGGCCGCCATCAAAGTCATGGACGTTACCGAG gacgaggaggaggaaatcAAATTGGAGATCAACGTCCTGAAAAAGTTTTCACACCACCGCAACATCGCCACCTATTTCGGCGCCTTTATTAAAAAGAGTCCACCCGGCAAAGACGATCAGCTCTGG cTGGTGATGGAATACTGCGGTGCCGGATCAGTAACGGACCTGGTCAAAT CCACCAAGGGACAGAGCCTCAAGGAGGAATGGATCGCCTACATCTGCCGCGAGATCCTGCGCGGATTGGCTCATTTGCACGCCAACAAGGTCATCCATCGTGACATCAAGGGTCAGAACGTTTTGTTGACGGACAATGCCGAAGTCAAATTAG TTGATTTCGGTGTGAGTGCCCAGCTGGACAGGACGATCGGTCGCCGCAACACGTTCATCGGCACGCCGTACTGGATGGCCCCCGAGGTGATTGCCTGCGAGCACAACTCTGAGGCGACTTACGACAATCGCAGCGATTTGTGGAGTCTGGGCATCACGGCCCTGGAGATGGCCGAGAGTCAGCCGCCGCTTTGCGACATGCACCCCATGAGGGCCCTTTTCCTGATCCCACGCAATCCGCCGCCCCGTCTCAAGTCGAAGAAATGGGCCAAAAAGTTCCAGAACTTCATCGAGACGGTTCTGGTCAAGGACTACCACCAGCGCCCGTACACTGAGCATCTGCTCAAGCATCCGTTCATCCGCGACCAGCCGACCGAACGCCAAGTCCGCATCCAGCTCAAGGACCACATTGACCGGTGCAAGAAACACAAGCAACAGAAAG AACGGGAAGATTACCGATATAGCGGCTCGGAGAATGAGGAAGAGGAGCACCCAGTGGCCGGCGAACCTTCTTCAATCATCAACCAAGTCCAGGGCGGCGATACCCTGCGACGCAATTTCCAGCAGATTCAA CAGGAAGGAAAGACGCTGACGAGTCCGAGCCCCAAGGATCCCCGCGAAGCTCGCGAGCGTGAGAGGGAACGTGAGCGCGTGGAAAGGGAGCGAGAACGCGAGAGGGAGAGGGAGCGTGATCGCGAGCGAGAGAGGGAACGTGAGCgtgaaagggagagagagaaccgcGAGAGGGAGAACCGCAATCGGGGAGGCGCAGGTGCCGCAGGCAAAGAGAGCAAACGCGATAAGGACGAATTCGTCGATCCCGGGCCGCCGGCCAGACCTCCGCTTCCGCAGCGACTCATTGTCGTTCCAGATCCTCCGCCACCGTCACGACCACTCCCTCTACCTCCCAAAGAGGAGCGCAAACAAGCTACTCCTCCCATTTCTTCCCAGCAACAGCACCATCATCGTCAGGGTCACCATGGCCAGCAACCTCCGCAACAGCCGCCAAGGAATTCGCAGCTATTCAAACAAGCCCAGGCTCGCAAACCTGAG GAACTGGACGTGTTGGCTGCTCATTTGAATGAACTCGGATTGGGTGGCTCATCGTCTGCCGCTGGATCGTCTTCTTCCGGTGCTCCGTCTCATCCTCCTTATCCAGTTGCTCCTAGCCGATCCAATGGCAATAAAGCGGCCCTGCCCGAACCGGCCTCCCAGTTCGCCGCTGCGGCCGCGGCTCGTGAAGCTGCGCGTGAAGCGTCGCGTGAAGCCGCTCGTGAGGCAGCGCGGGGAGCTGCCCGCGAAGCTGCTGCCGCCCGTGAAGCTTCCGCCGCCgctgcggcggcggctgcagcagcagcagctgcccaGCATAGCGATTCCGACAATGAAGAAGAACCCGCTGTGCGTGGAACACGAAATGATGGGACCCTTCTTGCCAGCGATCCACCAAAACCTCT GCCCAGTGAGCCCAGCGTTGCCGCCATCAAAGAAG GGACGCCAATGGGAGCCGGAGCACCTAATCGGCCCCTACCGCCGACACCGGATGAGGATGCCAATGAGCGGACGTTGATGAAACGG ATGCTGAATGACTGGGACTTTGCCCAGTTTTTTACCAACTGGAATGCCACGGCGCCGGTAGTGGTCGCAGGGACGCGGAGCAGCGAGGAGCCCACGGAAGAGAAGAGTAGCAGCTCGAGTGGAAGCAGTTCCGGGCGTGGCGGGGTGTCGACGCCCCCGCGGATGCATCGGCGCAACGAATCGGATTCAGCCCTGGCCAGCGTCATTAAAGCCCAGTCGAATGTGGCCGATCCTTTGTTCAGTTCCCGGATGCCCTGGGCGGGTAATCGGCACCGGAGTGTCAGGGAGCCAACGCTGAGCAATGACGAATCCGTCAGTCTGACGGAATTCAGTCGCAAAGCCTCTCAGCTGGAATTGCGGAGCAAAGcgggtggcggcggcggcggcactcTGACGTCCGAATTTGCTCCGCCGCGGAGGGAGAAGACGGATATCCTCGACCTTCGCCGGCTCGAGCTCAAAAAGGAGCTGGAAGAGCGGAGGCGAGCTAATGGCGTCGAGAACACAGGCCGCCACAGCCAGTCAGAAGTCAGAGGATCGGCCGTGATATCATCATCAACTCGCCCGTCTCGACCTCCCCTCTTGAAATCCACTTCCGAACCTTGCGCCCCCCTCGCTCTCTTCAGGGACCACCAACAG AACCGAGACGAGCGGCACTCTGATGCCCACCGAATGGACCCGTCATCTTCGTCGGGGCAGCACCACATGGGCACGCCCGGATCTCGTTCCAGCACCGTTTTGCCCGACCTGCTCTCCCAG GCTTCGACCCCTAGCGGCCAGCGGCTAGACAAGTCTTCCAGCGAGGAG TACCGTCAAGCGTTGAATAAATCCACCCCACTTCATCTCCAGCAGAAGCAGCGTTCGTTTTTGACGTTCGGCTTCGGGGCCAGTGGTGGTAGTAGCGCCGGCGGATCGACTGGCACCGAAAGGTCTTCTCTGGCCGTCGGAGGAGGAGTTCCTCCGCGCAGGGAATCCAACATCAACGTCAATGTCACGCCAACGTCTCACGACGCCGTGCCCGACACGCCCGAAATCCGAAAGTACAAGAAGCGATTCAACTCTGAAGTCCTTTGCGCTTCGCTTTGGG GAGTCAATTTGCTGATTGGAACAGAGAACGGGTTGATGTTGCTGGACAGGAGCGGCCAAGGCAAAGTCTACCAGTTGATATCTCGTCGGCGATTCCAGCAGATGGAAGTGCTCGAAGGTCAGAACATCCTGGTGACGGTGTCTGGCAAGAAGAACCGAGTCCGCGTTTACTACCTCTCGTGGCTCAAGTCCAAGATTTTGCGCACCGAGGGCGTTGGCGACCAGAACATTGAGAAACGCAACGGCTGGATCAATGTCGGCGACCTCCAGGGCTCTGTCCACTTCAAGATTGTCAAATATGAAAAGATCAAATTCCTCGTCATTGCTCTGCGTGACAGCATCGAGATCTACGCCTGGGCGCCACGCCCTTATCACAAATTTATGGCTTTCAAA TCTTTTGGAGATTTGGCGCATCGTCCTCTCCTAGTCGATTTGACTATCGAAGAAGGAACTCGCCTCAAAGTCATTTATGGATCGGCCGAAGGATTTCACGCCATCGACCTCGATCAAAGCGCAGTCTACGACGTCTACATCCCAAAACAC ATTCAAAACGCAATCACTCCTCACACGATCGTGACGCTGCCCAACTCTAACGGCATGCAAATGCTTTTGTGCTACGACAATGAAGGTGTCTACGTCAACACGTCGGGCAAG ATGCTCAAGAACGTGGTGCTGCAATGGGGCGAGATGCCGACCAGCGTGGCCTTCATCGGTATCGGTGAGATTATGGGCTGGGGCAACAAGGCCATTGAGATTCGCAATGTGGAAACTGGACATTTGGACGGTGTGTTTATGCACAAGAAAGCCCAAAGGCTAAAATTCCTCTGCGAACGTAACGACAag GTGTTTTTCTCGTCGGCCAAAGGAGGCTCGACGTGGCAGATCTATTTCATGGTTCTCAACAAGCCCGGAATGGCGAATTGGTAA
- the LOC124350535 gene encoding serine/threonine-protein kinase mig-15-like isoform X1, protein MAHGSPNVNCSLDEIDLNALKDPAGIFELIEVVGNGTYGQVYKGRHTKTGQLAAIKVMDVTEDEEEEIKLEINVLKKFSHHRNIATYFGAFIKKSPPGKDDQLWLVMEYCGAGSVTDLVKSTKGQSLKEEWIAYICREILRGLAHLHANKVIHRDIKGQNVLLTDNAEVKLVDFGVSAQLDRTIGRRNTFIGTPYWMAPEVIACEHNSEATYDNRSDLWSLGITALEMAESQPPLCDMHPMRALFLIPRNPPPRLKSKKWAKKFQNFIETVLVKDYHQRPYTEHLLKHPFIRDQPTERQVRIQLKDHIDRCKKHKQQKEREDYRYSGSENEEEEHPVAGEPSSIINQVQGGDTLRRNFQQIQQEGKTLTSPSPKDPREARERERERERVERERERERERERDRERERERERERERENRERENRNRGGAGAAGKESKRDKDEFVDPGPPARPPLPQRLIVVPDPPPPSRPLPLPPKEERKQATPPISSQQQHHHRQGHHGQQPPQQPPRNSQLFKQAQARKPEELDVLAAHLNELGLGGSSSAAGSSSSGAPSHPPYPVAPSRSNGNKAALPEPASQFAAAAAAREAAREASREAAREAARGAAREAAAAREASAAAAAAAAAAAAAQHSDSDNEEEPAVRGTRNDGTLLASDPPKPLPSEPSVAAIKEGTPMGAGAPNRPLPPTPDEDANERTLMKRMLNDWDFAQFFTNWNATAPVVVAGTRSSEEPTEEKSSSSSGSSSGRGGVSTPPRMHRRNESDSALASVIKAQSNVADPLFSSRMPWAGNRHRSVREPTLSNDESVSLTEFSRKASQLELRSKAGGGGGGTLTSEFAPPRREKTDILDLRRLELKKELEERRRANGVENTGRHSQSEVRGSAVISSSTRPSRPPLLKSTSEPCAPLALFRDHQQNRDERHSDAHRMDPSSSSGQHHMGTPGSRSSTVLPDLLSQASTPSGQRLDKSSSEEQYRQALNKSTPLHLQQKQRSFLTFGFGASGGSSAGGSTGTERSSLAVGGGVPPRRESNINVNVTPTSHDAVPDTPEIRKYKKRFNSEVLCASLWGVNLLIGTENGLMLLDRSGQGKVYQLISRRRFQQMEVLEGQNILVTVSGKKNRVRVYYLSWLKSKILRTEGVGDQNIEKRNGWINVGDLQGSVHFKIVKYEKIKFLVIALRDSIEIYAWAPRPYHKFMAFKSFGDLAHRPLLVDLTIEEGTRLKVIYGSAEGFHAIDLDQSAVYDVYIPKHIQNAITPHTIVTLPNSNGMQMLLCYDNEGVYVNTSGKMLKNVVLQWGEMPTSVAFIGIGEIMGWGNKAIEIRNVETGHLDGVFMHKKAQRLKFLCERNDKVFFSSAKGGSTWQIYFMVLNKPGMANW, encoded by the exons ATGGCCCACGGTTCCCCCAATGTCAACTGTTCGCTGGACGAAATAGATCTTAATGCTCTCAAG GATCCAGCTGGCATCTTTGAGCTGATTGAAGTTGTTGGAAATGGAACCTACGGTCAAGTGTACAAG GGGCGCCACACCAAGACGGGTCAACTGGCCGCCATCAAAGTCATGGACGTTACCGAG gacgaggaggaggaaatcAAATTGGAGATCAACGTCCTGAAAAAGTTTTCACACCACCGCAACATCGCCACCTATTTCGGCGCCTTTATTAAAAAGAGTCCACCCGGCAAAGACGATCAGCTCTGG cTGGTGATGGAATACTGCGGTGCCGGATCAGTAACGGACCTGGTCAAAT CCACCAAGGGACAGAGCCTCAAGGAGGAATGGATCGCCTACATCTGCCGCGAGATCCTGCGCGGATTGGCTCATTTGCACGCCAACAAGGTCATCCATCGTGACATCAAGGGTCAGAACGTTTTGTTGACGGACAATGCCGAAGTCAAATTAG TTGATTTCGGTGTGAGTGCCCAGCTGGACAGGACGATCGGTCGCCGCAACACGTTCATCGGCACGCCGTACTGGATGGCCCCCGAGGTGATTGCCTGCGAGCACAACTCTGAGGCGACTTACGACAATCGCAGCGATTTGTGGAGTCTGGGCATCACGGCCCTGGAGATGGCCGAGAGTCAGCCGCCGCTTTGCGACATGCACCCCATGAGGGCCCTTTTCCTGATCCCACGCAATCCGCCGCCCCGTCTCAAGTCGAAGAAATGGGCCAAAAAGTTCCAGAACTTCATCGAGACGGTTCTGGTCAAGGACTACCACCAGCGCCCGTACACTGAGCATCTGCTCAAGCATCCGTTCATCCGCGACCAGCCGACCGAACGCCAAGTCCGCATCCAGCTCAAGGACCACATTGACCGGTGCAAGAAACACAAGCAACAGAAAG AACGGGAAGATTACCGATATAGCGGCTCGGAGAATGAGGAAGAGGAGCACCCAGTGGCCGGCGAACCTTCTTCAATCATCAACCAAGTCCAGGGCGGCGATACCCTGCGACGCAATTTCCAGCAGATTCAA CAGGAAGGAAAGACGCTGACGAGTCCGAGCCCCAAGGATCCCCGCGAAGCTCGCGAGCGTGAGAGGGAACGTGAGCGCGTGGAAAGGGAGCGAGAACGCGAGAGGGAGAGGGAGCGTGATCGCGAGCGAGAGAGGGAACGTGAGCgtgaaagggagagagagaaccgcGAGAGGGAGAACCGCAATCGGGGAGGCGCAGGTGCCGCAGGCAAAGAGAGCAAACGCGATAAGGACGAATTCGTCGATCCCGGGCCGCCGGCCAGACCTCCGCTTCCGCAGCGACTCATTGTCGTTCCAGATCCTCCGCCACCGTCACGACCACTCCCTCTACCTCCCAAAGAGGAGCGCAAACAAGCTACTCCTCCCATTTCTTCCCAGCAACAGCACCATCATCGTCAGGGTCACCATGGCCAGCAACCTCCGCAACAGCCGCCAAGGAATTCGCAGCTATTCAAACAAGCCCAGGCTCGCAAACCTGAG GAACTGGACGTGTTGGCTGCTCATTTGAATGAACTCGGATTGGGTGGCTCATCGTCTGCCGCTGGATCGTCTTCTTCCGGTGCTCCGTCTCATCCTCCTTATCCAGTTGCTCCTAGCCGATCCAATGGCAATAAAGCGGCCCTGCCCGAACCGGCCTCCCAGTTCGCCGCTGCGGCCGCGGCTCGTGAAGCTGCGCGTGAAGCGTCGCGTGAAGCCGCTCGTGAGGCAGCGCGGGGAGCTGCCCGCGAAGCTGCTGCCGCCCGTGAAGCTTCCGCCGCCgctgcggcggcggctgcagcagcagcagctgcccaGCATAGCGATTCCGACAATGAAGAAGAACCCGCTGTGCGTGGAACACGAAATGATGGGACCCTTCTTGCCAGCGATCCACCAAAACCTCT GCCCAGTGAGCCCAGCGTTGCCGCCATCAAAGAAG GGACGCCAATGGGAGCCGGAGCACCTAATCGGCCCCTACCGCCGACACCGGATGAGGATGCCAATGAGCGGACGTTGATGAAACGG ATGCTGAATGACTGGGACTTTGCCCAGTTTTTTACCAACTGGAATGCCACGGCGCCGGTAGTGGTCGCAGGGACGCGGAGCAGCGAGGAGCCCACGGAAGAGAAGAGTAGCAGCTCGAGTGGAAGCAGTTCCGGGCGTGGCGGGGTGTCGACGCCCCCGCGGATGCATCGGCGCAACGAATCGGATTCAGCCCTGGCCAGCGTCATTAAAGCCCAGTCGAATGTGGCCGATCCTTTGTTCAGTTCCCGGATGCCCTGGGCGGGTAATCGGCACCGGAGTGTCAGGGAGCCAACGCTGAGCAATGACGAATCCGTCAGTCTGACGGAATTCAGTCGCAAAGCCTCTCAGCTGGAATTGCGGAGCAAAGcgggtggcggcggcggcggcactcTGACGTCCGAATTTGCTCCGCCGCGGAGGGAGAAGACGGATATCCTCGACCTTCGCCGGCTCGAGCTCAAAAAGGAGCTGGAAGAGCGGAGGCGAGCTAATGGCGTCGAGAACACAGGCCGCCACAGCCAGTCAGAAGTCAGAGGATCGGCCGTGATATCATCATCAACTCGCCCGTCTCGACCTCCCCTCTTGAAATCCACTTCCGAACCTTGCGCCCCCCTCGCTCTCTTCAGGGACCACCAACAG AACCGAGACGAGCGGCACTCTGATGCCCACCGAATGGACCCGTCATCTTCGTCGGGGCAGCACCACATGGGCACGCCCGGATCTCGTTCCAGCACCGTTTTGCCCGACCTGCTCTCCCAG GCTTCGACCCCTAGCGGCCAGCGGCTAGACAAGTCTTCCAGCGAGGAG CAGTACCGTCAAGCGTTGAATAAATCCACCCCACTTCATCTCCAGCAGAAGCAGCGTTCGTTTTTGACGTTCGGCTTCGGGGCCAGTGGTGGTAGTAGCGCCGGCGGATCGACTGGCACCGAAAGGTCTTCTCTGGCCGTCGGAGGAGGAGTTCCTCCGCGCAGGGAATCCAACATCAACGTCAATGTCACGCCAACGTCTCACGACGCCGTGCCCGACACGCCCGAAATCCGAAAGTACAAGAAGCGATTCAACTCTGAAGTCCTTTGCGCTTCGCTTTGGG GAGTCAATTTGCTGATTGGAACAGAGAACGGGTTGATGTTGCTGGACAGGAGCGGCCAAGGCAAAGTCTACCAGTTGATATCTCGTCGGCGATTCCAGCAGATGGAAGTGCTCGAAGGTCAGAACATCCTGGTGACGGTGTCTGGCAAGAAGAACCGAGTCCGCGTTTACTACCTCTCGTGGCTCAAGTCCAAGATTTTGCGCACCGAGGGCGTTGGCGACCAGAACATTGAGAAACGCAACGGCTGGATCAATGTCGGCGACCTCCAGGGCTCTGTCCACTTCAAGATTGTCAAATATGAAAAGATCAAATTCCTCGTCATTGCTCTGCGTGACAGCATCGAGATCTACGCCTGGGCGCCACGCCCTTATCACAAATTTATGGCTTTCAAA TCTTTTGGAGATTTGGCGCATCGTCCTCTCCTAGTCGATTTGACTATCGAAGAAGGAACTCGCCTCAAAGTCATTTATGGATCGGCCGAAGGATTTCACGCCATCGACCTCGATCAAAGCGCAGTCTACGACGTCTACATCCCAAAACAC ATTCAAAACGCAATCACTCCTCACACGATCGTGACGCTGCCCAACTCTAACGGCATGCAAATGCTTTTGTGCTACGACAATGAAGGTGTCTACGTCAACACGTCGGGCAAG ATGCTCAAGAACGTGGTGCTGCAATGGGGCGAGATGCCGACCAGCGTGGCCTTCATCGGTATCGGTGAGATTATGGGCTGGGGCAACAAGGCCATTGAGATTCGCAATGTGGAAACTGGACATTTGGACGGTGTGTTTATGCACAAGAAAGCCCAAAGGCTAAAATTCCTCTGCGAACGTAACGACAag GTGTTTTTCTCGTCGGCCAAAGGAGGCTCGACGTGGCAGATCTATTTCATGGTTCTCAACAAGCCCGGAATGGCGAATTGGTAA